The proteins below are encoded in one region of Juglans microcarpa x Juglans regia isolate MS1-56 chromosome 4D, Jm3101_v1.0, whole genome shotgun sequence:
- the LOC121260573 gene encoding uncharacterized protein LOC121260573: protein MGWFLRERRGPAWKHGWTEQTLASISPPPLPLVAIAGIMVLLLLLNSYATYRSQIRQTVITFKLFLFLLPVLLIFLMHSITKYGRIVIAAPVTKNDTVHQAESLGLLPWGLALLVLVLVLMLSYQPYFHSMWWPQIWGFY, encoded by the coding sequence ATGGGTTGGTTTTTGAGGGAAAGAAGGGGTCCAGCATGGAAGCATGGCTGGACGGAGCAAACCTTAGCCTCAATCTCTCCACCGCCTCTGCCGCTAGTTGCCATAGCCGGCATCATGGTCCTTTTACTGTTGCTCAATTCATATGCGACGTACAGGTCACAGATTCGGCAAACAGTCATCACCTTCAAGTTGTTTCTTTTCCTACTGCCCGTGCTGCTGATCTTTCTCATGCACTCCATCACCAAGTACGGCAGGATTGTTATTGCTGCTCCCGTAACGAAGAATGACACAGTTCATCAAGCCGAGAGCTTGGGGCTTTTACCTTGGGGCCTGGCTTTGCTGGTGCTTGTGCTTGTGCTTATGCTCTCTTACCAGCCTTATTTTCATTCCATGTGGTGGCCACAAATTTGGGGCTTTTACTAG
- the LOC121260572 gene encoding triadin isoform X2 produces the protein MPSEDSKPVRVEVEDEEEADDEQSLGSILEGRKKKPSNISDGSAKPRPKEAKVKKEEPLGDNDDDNGKPIKASLSSVSRSKVKKEDNDDDDDKPLAKRSSNTKPDKKAKIKEEGKKKKNVDAAAEKKKREKKVYDLPGQRRDPPDERDPLRIFYETLYQHNPNSEMAQFWMMESGLLSKEESKKVYEKKQKKNNQQKISSPAQAVATVKRSTQSVSVKRKLPSSNKKRTTDSIVASNKQKIKGGSSEDESDDDIVLARKKKSSPLLSSNKQKTTVSKVSSKQSKKRKQFEDESSENESDDDFEIDSRRVFKKQRAA, from the exons ATGCCCTCCGAGGATTCGAAGCCCGTGAGGGTGGAGGTGGAGGACGAGGAAGAAGCCGACGACGAGCAGAGCCTGGGTTCTATTCTCGAAGGGCGCAAGAAGAAACCCTCTAATATAAGTGATGGTTCGGCCAAACCTCGGCCCAAAGAAGCCAAAGTGAAGAAAGAAGAGCCCCTAGGCGATAACGATGATGATAATGGCAAACCCATTAAGGCTTCTCTTTCCTCCGTTTCACGCTCCAAAGTTAAGAAGGAAGAtaatgatgatgacgatgacaAGCCCCTCGCAAAACGGAGCTCTAACACCAAGCCTGACAAG AAGGCAAAGATAAAGGAggaggggaagaaaaagaagaatgtaGATGCGGCagcagagaagaagaagagggagaagaaggTTTATGATTTGCCTGGTCAGAGGCGAGACCCTCCTGATGAG AGAGATCCCCTCAGGATTTTTTACGAAACTCTTTATCAGCACAATCCAAATAGCGAAATGGCACAGTTCTG GATGATGGAATCTGGTTTGCTTTCCAAAGAGGAGTCAAAGAAGGTTTAtgagaagaagcagaagaaaaataatcaGCAGAAGATTAGTTCCCCAGCCCAAGCTGTAGCTACTGTGAAGCGGAGTACTCAGTCTGTTAGTGTTAAAAGAAAACTACCATCTTCAAACAAAAAGAGGACGACAGACTCAATTGTTGCATCGAATAAGCAGAAGATTAAAGGTGGAAGCTCTGAGGATGAATCTGATGATGACATTGTTTTagctagaaagaaaaaatcatcccCCCTACTTTCTTCTAATAAACAGAAGACAACAGTGTCCAAAGTTTCATCAAAGCAGTCTAAGAAGCGGAAACAGTTTGAAGATGAAAGCTCCGAGAATGAATCAGATGATGACTTTGAAATTGATTCGCGCAGAGTTTTTAAGAAGCAGCGAGCAGCTTAA
- the LOC121260572 gene encoding triadin isoform X1 produces MPSEDSKPVRVEVEDEEEADDEQSLGSILEGRKKKPSNISDGSAKPRPKEAKVKKEEPLGDNDDDNGKPIKASLSSVSRSKVKKEDNDDDDDKPLAKRSSNTKPDKELKKAKIKEEGKKKKNVDAAAEKKKREKKVYDLPGQRRDPPDERDPLRIFYETLYQHNPNSEMAQFWMMESGLLSKEESKKVYEKKQKKNNQQKISSPAQAVATVKRSTQSVSVKRKLPSSNKKRTTDSIVASNKQKIKGGSSEDESDDDIVLARKKKSSPLLSSNKQKTTVSKVSSKQSKKRKQFEDESSENESDDDFEIDSRRVFKKQRAA; encoded by the exons ATGCCCTCCGAGGATTCGAAGCCCGTGAGGGTGGAGGTGGAGGACGAGGAAGAAGCCGACGACGAGCAGAGCCTGGGTTCTATTCTCGAAGGGCGCAAGAAGAAACCCTCTAATATAAGTGATGGTTCGGCCAAACCTCGGCCCAAAGAAGCCAAAGTGAAGAAAGAAGAGCCCCTAGGCGATAACGATGATGATAATGGCAAACCCATTAAGGCTTCTCTTTCCTCCGTTTCACGCTCCAAAGTTAAGAAGGAAGAtaatgatgatgacgatgacaAGCCCCTCGCAAAACGGAGCTCTAACACCAAGCCTGACAAG GAACTGAAGAAGGCAAAGATAAAGGAggaggggaagaaaaagaagaatgtaGATGCGGCagcagagaagaagaagagggagaagaaggTTTATGATTTGCCTGGTCAGAGGCGAGACCCTCCTGATGAG AGAGATCCCCTCAGGATTTTTTACGAAACTCTTTATCAGCACAATCCAAATAGCGAAATGGCACAGTTCTG GATGATGGAATCTGGTTTGCTTTCCAAAGAGGAGTCAAAGAAGGTTTAtgagaagaagcagaagaaaaataatcaGCAGAAGATTAGTTCCCCAGCCCAAGCTGTAGCTACTGTGAAGCGGAGTACTCAGTCTGTTAGTGTTAAAAGAAAACTACCATCTTCAAACAAAAAGAGGACGACAGACTCAATTGTTGCATCGAATAAGCAGAAGATTAAAGGTGGAAGCTCTGAGGATGAATCTGATGATGACATTGTTTTagctagaaagaaaaaatcatcccCCCTACTTTCTTCTAATAAACAGAAGACAACAGTGTCCAAAGTTTCATCAAAGCAGTCTAAGAAGCGGAAACAGTTTGAAGATGAAAGCTCCGAGAATGAATCAGATGATGACTTTGAAATTGATTCGCGCAGAGTTTTTAAGAAGCAGCGAGCAGCTTAA
- the LOC121261563 gene encoding uncharacterized protein LOC121261563 isoform X1, whose protein sequence is MMDASAPFREFTTAEIELADILLHLPQLVFESESRCRFWSWSAKRRRSSWRSVQSFDCFRLGYSSSSELRGGTDVGGVGPVCEREGAPAVKAEAPSPATPLAFSPGSESDEKPKQLSKRKPPLKRKREDWLEIIDELNRRRDSLKGEIECMRSYCTYLRASNLEMKERLSLGPVLKTVDPHGGGKQDTDRTVQMKSSLPSSTNRGFGEIGAVNDKAVPSGLLDLNVSAEGMGFSGPFDLNVNNKSMMSRVMAAQARHRRMQIYRAKKLSCR, encoded by the exons ATGATGGACGCTAGCGCTCCGTTCCGCGAGTTCACTACGGCTGAGATTGAGTTGGCCGACATCTTGCTCCACCTGCCTCAATTGGTGTTTGAATCAGAGAGTCGCTGTAGATTTTGGTCATGGTCCGCCAAAAGAAGGAGATCTTCGTGGCGTTCGGTGCAATCTTTCGATTGTTTTCGTCTCGGGTACTCGTCCTCATCAGAGTTGCGTGGTGGGACTGATGTTGGCGGTGTGGGTCCTGTATGTGAGAGAGAAGGTGCACCGGCGGTCAAAGCCGAGGCTCCAAGCCCTGCGACCCCTCTTGCGTTCTCGCCCGGAAGCGAATCTGACGAGAAGCCCAAGCAGTTGTCGAAAAGAAAACCCCCTCTTAAAAGG AAGAGAGAGGATTGGTTGGAGATCATAGATGAGTTAAATCGGCGTAGGGATTCGCTAAAAggg GAGATTGAATGTATGAGGAGTTATTGCACCTATTTGAGAGCTTCCAATTTGGAGATGAAAGaaagg TTGAGTCTAGGACCCGTTTTGAAGACCGTCGATCCTCACGGTGGTGGAAAACAAGACACAGATCGGACGGTTCAAATGAAGTCCTCGTTGCCATCTAGCACTAACAGAGGATTTGGCGAAATTGGTGCGGTCAATGACAAGGCGGTCCCATCTGGTCTCCTTGATCTCAACGTCTCTGCAGAGGGGATGGGCTTTTCAGGACCGTTTGATCTCAACGTGAACAACAAGAGCATGATGAGTAGGGTAATGGCGGCTCAAGCTAGACACAGAAGGATGCAGATCTACAGGGCCAAGAAACTCAGTTGCCGCTAA
- the LOC121260571 gene encoding uncharacterized protein LOC121260571, producing MGTNKGPEIFSYRQKWDKIFDGLVHMLQSQQAQVETLAKERKLLEERIRAQHERWVSDLSLYEDRISQIKGVLVVQEMSSSLEATKSDFAMSLKRREAFLDNLKLEHAESDLSDFKALLDYLSHKSPDPKDLSLRKVGDLEGEEQCSKLLEGEIRRLTHEYEKLASEKSSEVSALLAEKNFVWNQYQIMENDYNSKLMSNYSEVTQANETIKNLLGNMEQLQSLNDKKDEMIARLTNKVAKMEADMNKLNEETSKLSQELDFLRTSRSAAAVTPVLNRCMAGAKPCLGAKNSGRDRSNMNAKKESSAARGPDSVKDNEQRSRGFKRKGVNVTILETQNCSHPTSRFQS from the exons ATGGGCACGAATAAAGGCCCCGAGATCTTCTCCTACCGTCAGAAATGGGACAAGATTTTCGACGGTTTGGTGCATATGTTGCAAAGTCAACAGGCACAGGTCGAGACCCTCGCCAAAGAAAGGAAACTTCTGGAAGAACGTATCAGAGCGCAACACGAACGGTGGGTCTCCGATTTAAGCCTCTACGAAGACCGAATTTCTCAG ATTAAAGGGGTTTTAGTAGTTCAAGAAATGTCAAGCTCGCTCGAGGCGACTAAGTCAGATTTTGCCATGAGTTTGAAGCGAAGGGAGGCTTTTCTCGATAACCTGAAATTAG AACATGCAGAGAGTGACTTGTCAGATTTCAAAGCATTGCTTGACTACCTTTCTCATAAATCCCCTGACCCAAAA GATCTTTCTCTGAGAAAAGTTGGTGATTTGGAGGGAGAAGAGCAGTGCTCTAAGCTATTGGAAGGTGAAATAAGGAGACTAACGCACGAATATGAGAAGCTTGCCTCAGAAAAGAGTTCAGAGGTTTCTGCGCTGTTGGCGGAGAAGAACTTTGTATGGAATCAGTATCAGATAATGGAAAATGATTACAACAGTAAATTAATGAGTAATTATTCCGAAGTTACGCAAGCAAATGAGACGATAAAGAACCTTCTTGGAAATATGGAGCAACTGCAGTCACTGAATGATAAAAAGGATGAGATGATTGCAAGATTAACAAATAAAGTGGCTAAAATGGAGGCTGACatgaataaattaaatgaagaaaCTTCCAAACTCTCACAGGAGTTGGATTTTTTAAGGACGTCTAGAAGCGCTGCTGCAGTCACACCTGTTTTAAATCGTTGTATGGCAGGAGCTAAACCTTGTTTGGGAGCCAAGAATAGTGGCAGGGATAGAAGTAACATGAATGCCAAAAAAGAATCATCTGCTGCACGAGGCCCTGATTCTGTGAAGGACAATGAACAG CGAAGCAGAGGCTTTAAGAGAAAGGGAGTCAATGTTACCATTTTAGAGACCCAAAATTGTTCTCATCCAACTTCAAGGTTCCAAAGCTGA
- the LOC121260854 gene encoding probable alkaline/neutral invertase B gives MPPGITDVSQNGTKKSLEASGSIFENEELDILRSLDQPRPIHIERNRSFDERSISELSSCLSPRAFGRNADNNAHIMDHFEYGYSPSRRSGYNTPRSNSYFESHPMVAEAWEALRRSLVYFRGQPVGTIAAVDQSVEDLNYDQVFVRDFVPSALALLMNGEDEIVKNFLLKTLRLQSREKMIDRFKLGDGVMPASFKVLHDPVRNHETLIADFGESAIGRVAPVDSGFWWIILLRAYTKHTGDSSLADLPECQKGMRLILSLCLSEGFDTFPTLLCADGCCMIDRRMGVYGYPIEIQSLFFMALRCALLLLKQDDAGKDFVDLITNRLHALSYHMRSYFWLDLKQLNDIYRYKTEEYSHTAVNKFNVMPDSLPDWVFDFMPSRGGYFVGNVSPAKMDFRWFCLGNCMAILSSLATPEQSAAIMDLIESRWEELVGEMPLKICYPAIESHEWQIVTGCDPKNTRWSYHNGGSWPVLLWLLTAACIKTGRPQMARRAIELAESRLSKDTWPEYYDGKLGRYVGKQARKFQTWSISGYLVAKMMLEDPSHLGMISLGEDKQTKPLLKRSASWTV, from the exons ATGCCACCAGGAATCACAGATGTGTCCCAAAATGGGACTAAGAAAAGTCTTGAGGCGTCAGGCtctatatttgaaaatgaagaattGGATATTTTGAGGTCGTTGGACCAACCACGGCCGATTCATATAGAGAGGAATAGATCCTTTGACGAAAGGTCAATCAGTGAATTATCGAGCTGTCTTTCGCCTCGTGCATTTGGAAGAAATGCGGACAATAACGCTCACATCATGGACCATTTTGAGTATGGATATTCTCCAAGTAGAAGGTCTGGTTATAATACACCCAGATCAAACAGTTATTTTGAGTCACATCCCATGGTAGCTGAGGCATGGGAAGCATTGAGGCGTTCCTTGGTTTACTTCCGCGGGCAACCTGTTGGGACAATTGCTGCAGTCGACCAGTCTGTTGAAGATCTTAACTATGATCAG GTCTTTGTTAGAGATTTTGTCCCAAGTGCCCTGGCTCTTTTGATGAATGGAGAGGatgaaatagtaaaaaattttcttttgaaaactctTCGCCTTCAATCAAGGGAGAAGATGATAGATCGGTTCAAACTAGGAGATGGAGTTATGCCTGCAAGTTTTAAAGTGCTCCACGACCCAGTAAGAAACCATGAAACTTTGATTGCAGACTTTGGTGAGAGTGCAATAGGTAGAGTGGCTCCTGTTGATTCTGGATTTTGGTGGATCATATTACTCCGTGCATATACAAAACATACAGGGGACTCTTCCTTGGCAGACTTGCCTGAATGCCAAAAGGGTATGCGTCTTATTTTGAGTCTATGTCTCTCAGAAGGCTTTGATACATTCCCGACTCTACTGTGCGCTGATGGATGCTGTATGATTGACCGCAGAATG GGAGTATATGGGTATCCTATTGAAATCCAATCACTCTTCTTTATGGCTTTAAGATGTGCTTTGCTCTTACTTAAGCAAGATGATGCGGGAAAGGATTTTGTGGACTTAATAACTAATCGTCTCCATGCTCTGAGTTATCACATGCGTAGCTATTTTTGGCTGGACTTGAAGCAGCTCAATGACATTTATCGGTATAAAACAGAGGAGTACTCTCATACTGCTGTTAACAAGTTCAATGTCATGCCTGATTCTCTTCCGGATTGGGTTTTTGATTTCATGCCAAGTCGTGGAGGTTACTTCGTTGGCAATGTTAGTCCTGCCAAAATGGATTTCCGTTGGTTCTGCCTGGGTAACTGTATGGCAATTTTGTCATCTTTGGCAACCCCAGAGCAATCTGCAGCTATAATGGATCTCATTGAATCACGTTGGGAAGAGTTGGTAGGAGAAATGCCATTGAAAATTTGTTATCCAGCAATAGAAAGTCATGAATGGCAGATTGTAACCGGCTGTGACCCAAAAAACACTAGGTGGAGTTACCATAATGGAGGCTCTTGGCCAG TACTATTATGGCTGCTCACAGCTGCATGTATCAAGACTGGACGCCCACAAATGGCAAGGCGTGCCATTGAACTTGCTGAAAGTCGGTTGTCCAAAGACACCTGGCCGGAATATTATGATGGAAAGCTTGGCAGGTATGTAGGAAAGCAGGCTCGCAAGTTTCAAACCTGGTCTATTTCGGGATACTTGGTGGCTAAGATGATGCTTGAAGACCCTTCTCATTTGGGTATGATATCACTTGGGGAAGATAAGCAGACGAAACCCCTTTTAAAAAGATCTGCCTCGTGGACTGTTTGA
- the LOC121261563 gene encoding uncharacterized protein LOC121261563 isoform X2: MMDASAPFREFTTAEIELADILLHLPQLVFESESRCRFWSWSAKRRRSSWRSVQSFDCFRLGYSSSSELRGGTDVGGVGPVCEREGAPAVKAEAPSPATPLAFSPGSESDEKPKQLSKRKPPLKRREDWLEIIDELNRRRDSLKGEIECMRSYCTYLRASNLEMKERLSLGPVLKTVDPHGGGKQDTDRTVQMKSSLPSSTNRGFGEIGAVNDKAVPSGLLDLNVSAEGMGFSGPFDLNVNNKSMMSRVMAAQARHRRMQIYRAKKLSCR, from the exons ATGATGGACGCTAGCGCTCCGTTCCGCGAGTTCACTACGGCTGAGATTGAGTTGGCCGACATCTTGCTCCACCTGCCTCAATTGGTGTTTGAATCAGAGAGTCGCTGTAGATTTTGGTCATGGTCCGCCAAAAGAAGGAGATCTTCGTGGCGTTCGGTGCAATCTTTCGATTGTTTTCGTCTCGGGTACTCGTCCTCATCAGAGTTGCGTGGTGGGACTGATGTTGGCGGTGTGGGTCCTGTATGTGAGAGAGAAGGTGCACCGGCGGTCAAAGCCGAGGCTCCAAGCCCTGCGACCCCTCTTGCGTTCTCGCCCGGAAGCGAATCTGACGAGAAGCCCAAGCAGTTGTCGAAAAGAAAACCCCCTCTTAAAAGG AGAGAGGATTGGTTGGAGATCATAGATGAGTTAAATCGGCGTAGGGATTCGCTAAAAggg GAGATTGAATGTATGAGGAGTTATTGCACCTATTTGAGAGCTTCCAATTTGGAGATGAAAGaaagg TTGAGTCTAGGACCCGTTTTGAAGACCGTCGATCCTCACGGTGGTGGAAAACAAGACACAGATCGGACGGTTCAAATGAAGTCCTCGTTGCCATCTAGCACTAACAGAGGATTTGGCGAAATTGGTGCGGTCAATGACAAGGCGGTCCCATCTGGTCTCCTTGATCTCAACGTCTCTGCAGAGGGGATGGGCTTTTCAGGACCGTTTGATCTCAACGTGAACAACAAGAGCATGATGAGTAGGGTAATGGCGGCTCAAGCTAGACACAGAAGGATGCAGATCTACAGGGCCAAGAAACTCAGTTGCCGCTAA